tacttttttaatcaacgtgcTATCaaaaaaaccgagctcggaaaccttactccgtctagctgaactggtgACAATTACTAGAAACAAATCAACGGttttgcaatgggaaccaaaatgagACCttgctacgccaacctcttcgtaggctaaattttctccaactaccacggaccaaaacctgatctttacaaacgctacatcgatgattgcgtcggcgctacttcatcaAGCAGAGAGGAACTTAACCAATTTAtcaactcagtcaattcttttcacacggctctaaaatacacctgggaaatttttcgagaattcattagctttcctcgatcttaaactctctttcaacgacaacggtttatccacaaGCGTACAATGGAAACCAACTAATTCTCATAACTatttgctacattcgtcctctcatccagaacacgtaaaaaatgcctttccattctctcaatttcacagactgagacgcctctgcagtgacgacaccgagagatttagcatcgcgtttatggcaaacggcaaacgtcaagctgaaatttcccgtttaccaaaaagtCGTGAAACTtttttggtttcagcttatattttacctgttagtcaTAGCTATGGAGCAAGAACTAAAaccagagaaataagctagagtaagttaattttcttgcttttacgacaagcagcagcctaccgtttgccgtttgacgttggccgtaaacgcgaagctaaatctctcttttAATTGACAACAAACGCCACGAAATGtgccattttttcaaaaaacgcgactaccctgactccgcagtaaccacaggcaaacatcgcGTCCAAGagatcgaccgagagaccgcaatACAAGCTTCAccgaacgaagaaaccgacagaatcacattcacccttacctaccatccacaaaacctcgcaactcaaaaacttcaaaattccccgcaatgatcccgaaactaaacactctttatttctaacacagttaagattgCAGGACCCAACCGATCCTctaaagtcactgaccactttacatgGATCTCCgctaatgtcatctattgcataacctgcacgctatgtaagaaaagctacataggcgaaacagggagaagattggcggaccgctttcgcgaacacctacgaaacgtagaaaaaaacaacatagatgcatccaaaccagctgcgcgccattttaatcttcctaatcccttccaccacaacatgactatttgcgggctatccttacaccacgggaacacagaaagccgcaaaaatctcgaacaaaaattaatttttcaactgggtacactctctccacacgaaattaatgaacgcttctcattccactaatgtATTCATAAATTCATGTGGTCATATTTCctccaatggcaaagctcctctacactctcaatTGCACAGTTACCAAAAGGCTTTTGACATGGGAGAGGCACAACAAGCACTGGTAGTAAACAATAACAAGCAGCAAAGGGTTGTTGTTTACTGGAAACGTTACTTAGAGCTTGTATACAGCCAGCTGTCGCTGACAACTGGTTCTCAGTTCCTAAGAAGTTCCGGATCCATTGACAGATATGTTTTCGCTTCCTCATAATGTGTCTTTTGAGCCATATATCAAAGTCTTTCAATATAAAGTTCTCAACTCAATgttaaattccaaaaataaggcCCGGGGTTTATATTTTCAAAGGTTTTAAGGGACTTATTGATGATatatgatatttacccaggaagctccactcactcgaaagtggttttcagggaggtcctgcatccgatcgaattggaataaactactaggagtcaattttgaggagggaggaaaccggagtgcccggaggaaaccctcgaagtcaggttgagatcgactgaaactcaatccacatacaacatttgtagtagaggtggaaggcgtgattgatgtccactacgccagcctagCTTCCCAAATTTATGGAGGGGCTTGCATAATTGGAGGGGCTTGTACAGTCTACACAGGGGGAAATTTGCATTACCAAATCGATTGGGTTAGCTTATGGTTGGTAAACAAACTAATGCGCttgaactttttttaaaatttaatttaatttttattttattttattttataatatttacaggaCGAACACTTACACTGCTTACAATACTAATAATATACGTAAGTAAGTAAGTGAGTGAGTAAGTAAGTATAATGGACTTGAACTGCCACAAAGATTTTGGCAAATTCTTGTTCTTTTCCTTTACGTTTTTATCCATTTCCTTATTTACTTACTTTAGTTATGttatttattttccatttctaggtttaaataaagtaaagttGACTTAAAGGCCTTTGTATATAGTGAAATTAATCGCAAAGAAAGGTTAACTTCAAATGAAAGTAAAggaaaatttaatttatattaatttatGCTAATCATACTAACTAGCCTCAttagcacgaacaaaattcaaaagaatttttgctttaaagtgaggctagtgaggatgattaacacaaagacaaaagaataatttgttggcagccatttatgaatacgctCTGAAGCTCGACATCTTCTGGGTTGTACAAAAGTTTTGAAGTAGAAGGAGaaaatcatctcatatccaacaagcgcgattGTCTTATTAAAAACGCCACCAAGATATTGGATAAATCTTCTCGAATTTGTTCCCGAGAGTCAAAAGCCAGTCTGAAAAGGTTAGTGAAATGTAACTAATtaacttaatttattttataatttgtatCAGCTtgaattgttttgctttgactaacacggatgcttGAATTTTCAAAAAAGAGGTTCCAAGTTTTTacattgaaatattttcacgtcATTCTTCCTGGCTTTCTTtgtgctccctggtgttgcgttttctgatagttcaatgacttcctttttaTTCCAGTGCGAAGCCATTTTCACCGGCTGCCAttgttttttgaagaaaaatttctAGCTCCGGTCCCTATTAATTTTAAGCTGAtacgtacgcttaccatatttgttgattatggtatatttaacaattattcgtcGAGCCCGAATgcgctattgactcagaggctatgagggtgagaggaataaatgttttagtaaaatccaactagttggtccaaaaaaatatcgagactaaacatctttcacaagttaaagctagacatgaatccttttttaccgccaaaacataacaaataaatcagaagtcgctcggctgtttttttaccattcgagctataactatttaacgtgagcttgttatGAAGttctgtcttcctcatttcgaacttcgtgtcctccaatacactgatcttcgatctttgcaacatgtttgaatttattaatctactatggtcactgatatttacaaATTCGAATAATTGTATTGTTGGCGTgtaacaagaccgataaagttgaacaactcggcgagagatcggcaggtcaagcacatgcgaatataatctttgggtaaattattcagaTTTTGCAGCTTGTatcctcttgattattcgtagtggtctctagagccaataaacattttgaggaattccagaattggcttcaaacaactccaaaacagcgtaaaacttgatgaaatcagaagtcccTCGGCTctttgtttaccaatttaacgtgggcttgttttgaaatgccgtcttcctcacttcgaacttcattgtcctccactacactgatcttcgataacagagaatattagtttccaagcagaattcactttgagtagttcgtctgtcaaagtaggctttacggacattacgataagcattcttgaaaaatcccggtcgcttcgtttcttcgagACTTCGCTTCAGCTTTCAGGGAAATAGAGGCCCCacgggtactattgcgcaatttgtccattttctagcagaggaaaaataatacaaaaacaaaaaatcctacgcagattatgacccgtgcccacggcctaaggcctgggcacgagtaattaAACCTTCACGTAATTGAActgaataaaatgaaaagatttatCTATCTGGGGAACCGTTCATTTTTTTACGAGGTAAGGGGGTGCTGGTGGGTAAAGGGGGGGAGGGAGCATGCGTAAAAAATGGCTTTCGAGTGGGGCCATcctcaaaggaaaaaaatggggAGGAACGTGAAATATTTTAgcaaaactttgaaatggcatcATGTTTTAATAAATGAAGTGCtggtatttaaaagaaaaacgaagaaaaggCAAAAGATAACTCAAATAAGGACTGTGATGTGCGGCGAAGATGTAACGAAGCTTAAAAAGCTACGTCTTCCAGAACCAAACAAGTACCACCACGGGCTGAGGCAGCATTTGAAGAGCAGCAAGAGTGATAAAGTAAAGACAATTGAAAGATGTTCATGCTTGCAGCAAAAGAGTCCTCTCACAGCTGGCCAACCAACACTGAGAAATGCCAGGACattgacacaaaatgagaaCAGGGCAAGCGCTGACAGCATTGAAACTGATGAAAGTGGAAATGAAGAGTATGACAGTGATACCATTGACCCTGGGGAAGAACACGACTCAAGTTATATCATTCTTGCATTCATCAATTCAGATGAGGAAGTTGCCAATGATAGGCCAAATGCCACACGCTCCGAGGACGAGCCATAACGAGAAGATCGGATAttgacttctctttcttttaaatTGTGTCTTTTAATAAACAGCTCTCTATAGTATAGGGATTGTAAATGTCGTCGTCATAGTGAGCATAACAACGTGAAGAAGAGGAGAAGCAGAGAATATTTAAAAAGTTCAAATCTTGAGGAGAAGTGGGGGGTCATCCGAAAAAATGACCACTACAAGGGGAgccatgtaaaaaaaatttggtaAGCTAATGGGGGGTCATCTGATCTTTAAATGGTGCTTctcaaatcccaccagcccccacCTCTGATAAAAAATAAACGGTCCCTACCTTTCTTTTGTGGACTAGTTTTTGAACAACATTTAATTTTCCCTAATAAGGAGCTGAATGAATACATATGAGAGAGAGCTTCAGTTCAACATGTACCTTCACCTTTAATTTGTGCAATCATTCCTCAGTCAGTTTAATATTTCAAGTCATCTGGCATGCTAAGTGTTTATCTGCTATCCTGGAGTTAAACACAAATCCTGAATTCTTTGACTGCTGGTCAAACATTCCCACACATGGTCATCGCTAGAAAGCAAGACCAAAACCATATGCATCGACATGAAGCTACAGCAGTCAGCAACAAAATCAACTCTCGTAGACTACAACTAGCGGGACACTGTTATTGCCATCCAGAGCTACGTGCCCAGAAATTAGTCGTTTGGGAGTCCACACATGGCCATCGCGGAAACTACCTACATTGACACCCTTAAGAGGAATACTGGGGCGTTCGAAGCAAGTAAGATTGCTGCACTGATGGCTGATAAGAGGCTGTGGAAAGATCTAGTGGTTGCCCACATTCGGGCGACCAAATGatgaatgatgatgatgaattcTTTGGGGACGAAACGAAGAACTTGAAAGAGGTGAAAGCTGGAACTCGATGCAGTCGCCGCTATGGACAGCTCTCCTTAATTGCTTCCGCTCATTGATTGCGCTTCAAAGTCTACATCTCTAAGTCTTTACTCTTCTAAGATAATAATATAATCCTACTCATTAAAAACTGAATTATGGATATCAGATTTcgagcattttcattggctcccCGGACACAGGTTATGAGCTCACACACCTGTCTACCTAATATGGTCCAGAACGTCTAAGCAATAAAGCGAGATGAAACATGTTTAGAGCTGTGAGAAAAATGGTCGACAAAATCCGTTTTggaccggaataaaatcaacaagGAAGAGTTGATCCTGGAGttttaataacaatattattctaATCGAGCTCATTGGTTATCTATGACTCTGATTTCCAGCACatcctcgtagaataattgtcaaatatgtGGTCTTAGTAGTTTGAAGCCGTGGGCCTCTATCGAGGCATTGTCAACAATGTTCTCCACATCACTGAAAGGAAGGCGAgattaacttgagaaacaaGGAATCTGTTTCAATGTGGTCTTTACAGCTTCtctgacttcacgtattttccaacaataGAAGATCGGGTTTAGACTGGAATTAAAATAGACGACTGTTAATGCTGATGcgtgaaaaattgatcctaCTTTGTACCCCTCAACCATGGTTAACAGTATCAAAAAAATGATTACGGGGATATAGCAGAAAAGCAATGCTAACTGCACCCAGGCTATGGTTGAAACAATCTTTTTGTATTGCTCAATGTCCAGTGGAAATCCTCCGCCGTTCGCTTGTTCATGTGCAACATGTTGCTGTCGTACCtgggcttgatgctgtcgcagtttgagaaagattttgGCGTAAGAGAAGACCGAGAGGAACAAGCAAGTTATGATAAGAACAAATCCTACGCTATTGGCAATTACTCGAGAAGACAAGGAATATATAAAACTAATTACAATTACAACCAACCAGAGGCAAACAACAATgcaacgaactcgtcttaaggttactgtgtgtctgtatctcaatcccagtaacagggcgagaagcctgtccacgctaatGGCGGTAGCTGTTGTGAGAGAAAATCCACAGAAGGTGAAGCTCAAAATAGCTAACGTCAAGTAACGAATCCGCCATCTCACAATTGCGGTTTCCATCAAAAAAGCAACAGAAAGCGGCTGAACAAtaacgccaacacaaaaatcagtcATAGCCAGGCAGctgagcaaaaattttgttggagGATGAATGgacgacactttgtgaagcgcaatgaggatcagagtgTTGCCAACTGTTGCtgtgaaagcaagaaaaatgttcaagGAACAAAGCAATACAAAGAGCGGTGTTTGATCAATCACCCAGTCAAAATCGACCTTAATTTGAGAAATTTCCATGTTCGGATATGTTCATCAGAGTTTTGAAGCCCGTATACAAGAACTCGTGCCCGTCTTGAGAAAATGGTAAGTGGTATTTATGGTTGGCTTCTGCTAAATCTAATAAAATGATTGTGTCAAAAAACTTCAATCATCCCATTGACGTTAAATTTCCTTGTGTCTAATCAATTATGACACCTGTCTGGCCTTGTTATGATTCCATTCACCGGGTAATTCCAATTTCCCATCTCTATTCTGATTCTTAAGAGgaaaatgaatttaaggaaATTGTAATTACTTTTAAAATGACAGAGGACACCGTTTCCTCTTTTGAAGTAAAACTGAAATTAGAACTCTAAGTAATTGAACTGGATATAGAGAAAGAATTAAGCCATCGATCTATTTTTGGGGACTTTCTGTTTtagcaatagggagcttaagtgaAACAATCATGAATACGAAGACATTGGGAGGTCATTGGAAAATGAAACTCAGCCTTTGCGTAATCATTTCTGGAGTATTTTAAGTCGTCTGCTATGCTAAGTATTTCAAGTGCTCTGTCATGCTTATCTCAACAAGCGAAATGACCTCGttatcaaagcagccgacaaaggcggcacGACAGTCGTTTGgtgcaccgacctctaccaaaaAGAAGCAATTCGGCAACTTTCGGACCCGACTTTTTACaataaagtcaacaaagacgtaacttccgccaaccaaaaaattgtcaaagacaccattcaagaactcataacaaagCAAGAACGACCTGTCACCGATGAAAATCTCATCATCGCTATCACTACTCCTAGAATCTCATACAtctatttcaaacctaaaattcacaaacctaaatacccaggccgtccaattgtttcagcatgcagttgcctgAGTGAACTTATCTCGTTGACAAATACATTCCATGTTGcagtgcgtctgttcagtaatagatcacagatgacgtcaaaatgtggtaagaacaaaagtGGCACaggaggcgcagccgagtttgtcactgatgttcttaccacattttgacgtcctctgtcatctattactgaacagacgcacggcaaccgggatggaatctatttgttttatgtaataaagaattaaaatacacgaaaagaaagcctttttatttcaaatttcgccactttgacaaacacgaaaatagcacCTTGACGTAATCTACTGTCTATGCAAATTTTACCAACACAAAGGTAGCTAAGAtaaagtaaaattccaaaaataaggcCCGGGGCTTATAatttcaaaggttttttttttgagggaCTTATTTATGCAGGGGCTTGCATATATCGAGGGGCTTGTACCGTCTACACAGTGGGAAATTTGCATTACCAAATCGATTGGGTTACCTTATAGTTGTTAAAGAAACTAATGGGcttgaacttttttttaatttaagttttattttattctattttataatatttacaggaCGAACACTTAcgctacttacaatactaacatAATACGTAAGTCAGTAAGTAAGTATAATGGACTTTAACTGCCACAAAGACTTCGGCAAatgtttgttgttttcgtttAAGCTTTTATCCACTTTCTTATTTACTTACTTTAGTTTACGTTATTTATTTCCCATTTCtatgtttaaataaagtaaacttgaCTTAAAGGCCTTTATATATAGTGAAATTAAAGTTAATCTACTGTCTATGCAAAGTGAAgggaactgattggttgctttgcttagcaaagaattgtgattggttcctGTCAAACTTGAATGGAGAGTTGTCGTCACcgatgcgtctgtcctctaataggtcataggcaagaaccaatcaaaatgcgagaataccttgggttattatatgaagctatttagacaaagtcatgacacccatagtcaaatcactacatTCATATATCAAAGCCAGCAACCATGCAATCGAAAATTTCCCTATTTTCAATTTCCTGGAGccagaacaaaatcattttcactatggataTAACGTCATTacacactgtaattcccaacaatgaaggcctccaagcactcaaatacttttttaataaactttctatcaataaaccgagctcggaaaccttactccgtctaggtAAACTAGTTCTCACACGCGACtatttttcgtttggtgacagcCACTACAagcaaatcaacggtgttgcaatgggaaccaaaatgggacctggCTACGCCAACCTCATCGTAGGCTTCatcgaaaacaagtttttctccaactaccgcggaccaaaacctgatctttacaaacgctacatcgatgattgcgtcggcgctacttcatccagcagagaagatcTTAACCAATTTAACAACTCGGTTAATTCCTTTaatccggctctaaaatacacctcggaaatttccgaaaattcattagctttcctcaaTCTCAAACTCTCTATCAACGAAAACGATTTATCCGCAAGCGTACaatacaaaccaactgattctcaaaACTATTTGccacattcgtcctctcatcctcAACAGGTatacgtaaaaaatgccattccaaTCTCTCAATTTcacagactgagacgcctctgcagtgacgataCCGACTTTAAttgacaacaaatgcgaggaaatgtgccagttttccAAAAatgcggctaccctgactctgcagtaaccacaggcaaacatcgcgcccaagaaatcgaccgagagaccgcactacaaacttcaccgAACGACGAAACCGACAGAATCACATTCACCCTCACccaccatccacaaaaccttgccactcaaaacttcaaacttccccgcaatgatcccgaaactaaacacatattttctctaccaccactcatttcattcaaacgcgacaaaacttaggcaatttcttagctaggagcgcatttaagtgtgacaaccaaccaggaaccttcacatctAAACGCatacgatgcaaaacttgtccctttatttctagcACAGTTAAGATCGCAGGACCCAACCGATCCGCTAAAGTCACTGATcactttacatgcatctccgcGAATGTCATGCATCTATtacataacctgcacgctatataagaaaatctacataggcgaaaaagagagaagattggcggaccgctttcgcgaacaccaacgagacgtagaaaaaaacaacactgatgcgtccaaaccagttccGCGTCATcatttaatcttcctaatcactcccaccacaacatgactatttgcgggctgtccttacaccacgggaacacaggaagccgccaaaatctcgaacaaaaattcaccattcaactgggtacactctctccacacggaattaatgaacgcatctcattccactaatttattcacaaattcatatggttatatttccaccaatgacaaagctctctacactCTCAATTGCACAGTTACCAAAAAGCTTTTGACATGGGAGAGGCACAACAAGCACTAGCAGTAAACAATGACAAGAAGCAATGGGTTGTTGATTACTGGCAATAAACAAAGTTACTTAGAGCTTGTATACAGCCAGCTGCCACGTGACAACTGGCTCtcaattcatcatcatcatcatcatttatttgccattgtaaaTTGAAAGAATCAAATTACAGCTGAAGATAATGGCGAGGAGACCTCAAGAAACCACCAGGCTTATAAGAGAGGCCACCTCGGCTATTGTTAATAATAGGAAAAAATAAGGAGTTGCGTTAGTGCGGCATCGCCAATtcaagatttttatttttttaataaaaactcCAGCATTTTAGTCTTAAATGTGAGAAAACTGGATGATGAAGTAATTGATATAGGGAGGGAGTTCCAGATTTTGGGACCTAGGTAAAAGATTGTAAATTGCTTAAGATTTGTTCGACAATAATGCGATCGATAGCAGCCAGCAATTCTGGTGCCATAGTTGTGCACTTGACCACTTGTTAAAAACAGATTCAGAAACATTGGAGGTAACaatagattatgataataaaacaTAAATTTGGCTATTTGAAATGAATTGACTTGAAAGACATCTAAGATACCCAACTTGGCAAATAGGGGAGCGGAATGTGCTCGATAATCTGAATTGGTAATGACTCGCACAACGCGCTTTTGCAAGCAAAATATTCTACTTAAATTAGACACATATGTGGAAGACCAGGTGGAATTACAGTAAGTAATGTAGGGATAGATTAGCGCGTAGTAcaaagttagttttgttttggatgATAAGTAAAATCGAGACCTGGATATAATACCTACAGACTTAGAgatttgtttacaaataaaaCTAATGTGATGCTTCCAAGTTAGATGTTCATCAACATAGACACCTAAAAATTTGGTCATATTAGCTTGGACCAGGGGCTGGTTtccaaagaaaagattaaaatgATAATTAAGTTCCTTCTGTCtagatttaaagaaaatgtaattgtttttttttagattgaCCGAGAGCTTATTACACTTCAACCAGACATCAAAATTACTTAGTTCTTCATTAAGTACGGATTGTAACCTGTTTGGGTCTGAATGGGAGTAAAATATgctggtatcatcagcaaaaagcaAAGGCTGTGTTAACTTAGAGGCGTTTGGAAGATCGTTGATGTACAGTATGAAAAATAAAGGGCCTAAAATGGAACCTTGGGGTACTCCGCTCTTTATAGTTTGCTTTGTGGAGCAAGCTTCATTAAACTGTACAAATTGTTGACGGCAGGAAAAATAGCTTTTGATCCACCTCAGAGCCACATCACGAATACCATAATGCTCCAACTTAGCGAAAAGAATTTCATGGTCAAGAGTGTCAAATGCTTTGGAAAGGTCTAAAAACACACCTGCTGTGATTTCACGTCGATCAATTGCAGAAGAAATTTTGTTGATAAGATGAATTAAAGCAAGTGACGTTGAGTGATTTTTCCTAAATCCAAACTGACAGCAATACAAGAGTTCgtatttttcagcaaattcaGTTAGTCGATTGCACATAACTTTTTCGAAGAATTTCGAAAAGTTGGGTAATAAGGAAATAGGTCTGTAATTCACAAAAAGGCAAGGATCTTCCGCTTTATAGACAGGTATTACTTTAGCAATTTTCAGTTTGTCTGGGAAAATACCTTTAAGAAGAGAAGgattaataatattcattaaAGGTGTTGAAATGAGGTGGAAAGAGTTTTTGATAACATGCATTGGAATATTATCATACCCCGGGGCTTTTCCCGATGCAAAAGTACTACAGATATTTTCTAGTTCTCTTACAGTGGTTGGCTTTAAAGTGAGAGCTGTATTACTGTTGCCGGAAAGAAATGAACGGAAAGTCGGACTTACAGCTGGGATAGCACTTGCCAGCCTAGGACCAATATTGgtgaaatatttacaaaatcggTTAGCAATCTCTGTGGGATCCGTTATGGACCTTCCTTCCGCTTTAAATGACGATGGGAGGGGCGACTTACTCTTTCGCTTATTTATGACTTCTTTTAACAATCTCCGAGTTAATTTAAGATCGTTTTTTGCGCTATCAAACTTTCTGTCATAATAAGAACGCTTAGCAATACGAATCAAGTggttaagtttgtttttatagGTTTTATACTGCAGCTCACCCGATTTGTTAGGTGAGGTAATTAATCTTTTGTAGAGTCTATTCTTCCTGTTAATAGATTTCAGGAGACCTGGGGTTAGCCAAGGAGACCTGaatttattcatatttttacCTTTAATTGCTTTTAGCGGGAAGCAGGACTGAAAAAGTTTAGAATATTCATCAATGAAGCTGTTGTAAGATTCATTTGGGTCTTCTTGATTAAGAAGCTTAGACCAATCTATGTTTGAAAGAGATtcattaaaattgtttaaattggCATCGCTAAAGGAACGTTTGAAAAGTTTCTTCGCTTTACTATGCGAGATGTTGTCATCGCGAAAATACGCAAATACCGGAAAGTGATCAGATAAATCATTAAGAACAATGCcactaaaaatatttcttgaaacaGAGTTTGTGAATATAGTATCAATTAATGTCGCGGAGTGGGAAGTGAGGCGCGTCGGATTGGATATAAGTGGAATAAAAGCATGTGAAAATAAGCTATCG
Above is a genomic segment from Acropora muricata isolate sample 2 chromosome 1, ASM3666990v1, whole genome shotgun sequence containing:
- the LOC136930060 gene encoding melanocyte-stimulating hormone receptor-like, which gives rise to MDPELHRNGYRFCWSKNFIVYLRQTEVSRPIFIKSQSDLENFAQREGLPLTTVGNTLILIALHKVSSIHPPTKFLLSCLAMTDFCVGVIVQPLSVAFLMETAIVRWRIRYLTLAILSFTFCGFSLTTATAISVDRLLALLLGLRYRHTVTLRRVRCIVVCLWLVVIVISFIYSLSSRVIANSVGFVLIITCLFLSVFSYAKIFLKLRQHQAQVRQQHVAHEQANGGGFPLDIEQYKKIVSTIAWVQLALLFCYIPVIIFLILLTMVEGYKVGSIFHASALTVVYFNSSLNPIFYCWKIREVREAVKTTLKQIPCFSS